A single Roseomonas gilardii DNA region contains:
- a CDS encoding carbohydrate ABC transporter permease codes for MVANRALRFLARRRNPGQPLHWTDVASYLYLALGTLLMFGPVLWLLLSSFKTPAGLLEFPPTLLPLSQVEVTVPGQPNPLPLFKVTLPDGSVKEMAQLRRVGLQAQMVDPADPGQTVRVPVDRREPVRAFSLAVSNYIEPLRQFDFMRFLGNSVFVTVVATLITLLINSMAAYALSLYEFRGKGLAVLAVIGTLMIPITIVLVPVYLVITKLGLVNSLWAVILPGAATPTGVFLLRQYMLTLPRDLVEAARMDKASEWQIYWRIVMPLTAPALAVLGIFSVMWRWNEFLWPLAVLTKTESYTLQIGLNAFQGELQTQWHYLLAMTVVTLLPVALVFVFLQRFITTGIGSTGMK; via the coding sequence ATGGTGGCCAACCGCGCCCTGCGTTTCCTCGCGCGCCGCCGCAATCCCGGGCAGCCGCTGCACTGGACCGACGTCGCCAGCTACCTCTACCTCGCCCTCGGCACCCTGCTGATGTTCGGCCCGGTGCTCTGGCTGCTGCTGTCCTCCTTCAAGACCCCGGCGGGCCTGCTGGAATTCCCGCCCACCCTGCTGCCGCTGTCGCAGGTCGAGGTGACGGTGCCGGGGCAGCCCAACCCACTGCCGCTCTTCAAGGTCACCCTGCCGGACGGCAGCGTGAAGGAGATGGCGCAGCTCCGCCGCGTCGGGCTGCAGGCGCAGATGGTGGACCCGGCCGATCCGGGCCAGACCGTCCGCGTGCCGGTGGACCGGCGCGAGCCGGTGCGAGCCTTCTCGCTGGCCGTCTCGAACTACATCGAGCCGCTGCGGCAGTTCGACTTCATGAGGTTCCTCGGCAACTCGGTCTTCGTCACCGTGGTGGCGACGCTGATCACGCTGCTGATCAACTCCATGGCCGCCTACGCCCTCTCGCTCTACGAGTTCCGTGGCAAGGGCCTCGCCGTCCTCGCGGTGATCGGCACGCTGATGATCCCGATCACCATCGTGCTGGTGCCGGTCTATCTGGTCATCACCAAGCTCGGGCTGGTGAACTCGCTCTGGGCGGTGATCCTGCCCGGCGCCGCTACGCCCACCGGCGTCTTCCTGCTGCGCCAGTACATGCTGACCCTGCCGCGCGACCTCGTGGAAGCGGCGCGCATGGACAAGGCCTCCGAATGGCAGATCTACTGGCGCATCGTCATGCCGCTGACGGCACCAGCCCTGGCGGTTCTCGGCATCTTCTCGGTCATGTGGCGGTGGAACGAGTTCCTCTGGCCGCTCGCCGTGCTGACCAAGACCGAGAGCTACACGCTCCAGATCGGCCTCAACGCCTTCCAGGGCGAGTTGCAGACGCAGTGGCACTACCTCCTCGCCATGACGGTCGTGACGCTGCTGCCGGTCGCGCTCGTCTTCGTCTTCCTTCAGCGCTTCATCACGACCGGGATCGGTTCGACGGGAATGAAATGA
- a CDS encoding carbohydrate ABC transporter permease: MSSVDTAVPPAGTATAPAVPRLEERSALHALGWAAALPLRLIDAPMRGVQKLIGERGMPYVFILPNAAFFGLFVFLPLAINLWFSLTGGAALFPSERPYVGTQQYAYLLDCGSFIDPGSCREDHFWRGVANTGTFTLFNVVGTVLASLVTALVLNRKIRARGFFRAVFFFPVLLSPVVVALIWKWILQRDGLLNAIIMGLGGDRILFLNEPGWAMFWAIFVSVWAHMGFYTLILLAGLQAIPSDLYEAAAMDRTPTHRIFWRITLPLLWPNMIVVIVLALIKGVQTFDEVFVLTGGGPGTATLMVVQYIYETAFANQVQNFGLAAAASVLLGAVLFILTLIQLGVAGRRRN; encoded by the coding sequence ATGAGCTCCGTCGATACCGCCGTGCCCCCCGCGGGCACGGCAACCGCCCCGGCTGTGCCGCGCCTGGAGGAAAGAAGCGCCCTGCACGCGCTGGGCTGGGCCGCCGCGCTGCCTCTGCGCCTTATCGACGCGCCGATGCGGGGCGTGCAGAAGCTGATCGGCGAGCGGGGGATGCCCTATGTCTTCATCCTCCCCAACGCCGCCTTCTTCGGGCTCTTCGTCTTCCTGCCGCTGGCGATCAACCTCTGGTTCTCGCTGACCGGCGGCGCCGCGCTGTTCCCGTCCGAACGGCCCTATGTCGGGACGCAGCAATACGCCTACCTGCTCGACTGCGGCTCCTTCATCGACCCCGGCTCCTGCCGCGAGGACCATTTCTGGCGTGGCGTCGCCAACACCGGCACCTTCACGCTGTTCAACGTCGTGGGGACGGTGCTGGCCTCCCTGGTCACCGCGCTGGTGCTGAACCGCAAGATCCGGGCCCGGGGCTTCTTCCGCGCGGTCTTCTTCTTCCCCGTGCTGCTCTCCCCCGTGGTGGTGGCGCTGATCTGGAAGTGGATCCTCCAGCGCGACGGCCTGCTGAACGCCATCATCATGGGGCTGGGCGGCGACCGCATCCTGTTCCTGAACGAACCCGGCTGGGCGATGTTCTGGGCGATCTTCGTGTCCGTCTGGGCCCATATGGGCTTCTACACGCTGATCCTGCTCGCCGGGTTGCAGGCCATCCCGTCCGATCTCTACGAAGCGGCGGCGATGGACCGCACGCCCACGCACCGCATCTTCTGGCGCATCACCCTGCCGCTTCTCTGGCCGAACATGATCGTGGTCATCGTGCTCGCGCTGATCAAGGGCGTGCAGACCTTCGACGAGGTCTTCGTGCTGACCGGCGGTGGCCCAGGCACGGCGACGTTGATGGTGGTGCAGTACATCTACGAGACCGCCTTCGCGAACCAGGTGCAGAATTTCGGCCTCGCCGCCGCGGCCTCGGTGCTGCTGGGCGCCGTGCTCTTCATCCTGACCCTGATCCAGCTCGGCGTCGCCGGGCGGCGGAGGAACTGA